The genomic window ACTAAAAACTGCGGCACCTAACACATCAGAAGGCATTAAATCTGGCGTAAATTGTATTCGTGAAAACGTGGCTGCAATGCTTTTGGCAACTAATTTTGCACTTAACGTTTTAGCTACGCCAGGCACTCCTTCTAACAATAGGTGCCCATTGGCTAGCAGGCCAGCAATCAATAAATCAATGGTTGCCGTTTGGCCTACAATTATTTTACTTAATTGCTGCCTAATTTGCTCTACCGCTTGGTTAAGCTCACTTAAATCGGTACGCTGGTTAAACATTTCTTGTTCCATGTTTATAATTTCTTTTCGTTTTTGTTTAGGCTATTTGCCGTCATCTCGACAATAGGAGAGATCTTTTCTTGAGCTAGATTTCTCCCTTCATTGTATTTCGGTGCGAAATGACGATTAAACCATTACCTATCTAGTTTATAAAATTGCTCTATTAGTTTATTGAAATCAATCAAATATTGATCATCGATTTTTGCTTGTTCATCCAACCTGTTAAATGAATTAATGTATCCTACCAACTGCTCAATTAGTGCGGCATCAATTCCTGTAATTTTTACTAAGGTTTCTTTAAATTCCTGATCTAAATCAGTAGTTTTTAAGCGATACTTATTTCTTACATACTCCAAAAAATAATTGATTTTCTTTTCGATGATATCATGATGGTTACGCTGCTGATAATATACCCTCCCAATAGTTTGGGCAAATTCTACCAAACTGTTTGTTAACGGATCTAACAGAGGAATAATGCGTTGTCTGCGTTTCATTTCGTACAGCACAAAAATCAACAAGCCAAGCAAGGCCAAATAATATGCCCAACGCAATTCATCGTATCCAAATAAAACCCTAAACACCGATTGTTCATCTGCCGCTGGTCGCATATAATGCTCATCCCAAATAATGGCTTTAGCTGGTGGCAAGTAAGAAAGCAGCTTTGCTACATAATCTGCGCCATTTTCGTTTAGCAAGCTATAGTTGGTAAATAATTGCGGGTTTGGACAAAGCAACAAGCTGCCCTTACCAAAACGATATTGGATTAGATTTGGCTTAACATCATATTTCCTCCCCAAAACTAATGCCTTGGCCGTATCTAAACCACTAAAGTATTGAGCAGCAATTCCTTTTTCGAAATAATAATCCATCTCCCGTTTTAGATGCGGAGATGTGAAGTTGATAGGATATTTTGTTTTATTCTGAAAATCGAAATCTGATCCTAGTGTTATTTTTAGCGAATCTGCCAATGCACCATCCATTTGAAAAGCGGCAATAAAAATGTGGTTGCCTGCTTCCATATATTTACGCATGGCAGCAAAGTCAAGATTTTCTACATTTAGGGTTGATGCAATGATAAAATAGTTTGAACTTCCCTTTGGAGATGTTTTAAGCGTATTATAAATATCGGTTTTGTAGACTTTTTGCTCTGCTTTGGGAAAAACATCTTGAACGTGCTGGCGTAAAATATACGTACCAAAGGGATTTTTATCCTCGGGCAAATAAGTGGGGCTCCAATTTATTTCTGCAGGCTTGGTGTACTGCGCAACAATATAAAGCACCAATAGCAAGCCGCCAAAAATAAAATATCTTCTCAATCCGCTCATCTTAATAAGGTATTAAATTGCTGAAAGGACTGCTGTATTTGACCAAATGCCAACTTATCTATCTGGAAATCGCCGTACCAAATGTATTCGAACTGGTAAGTTAGGCTGGCAAATGTATCTTGCCCGTTTTGGCCCTGCATCTCTTTCACATATTCTAAATTGGTTTTATTGGGCAGCCAATCTATAATTTCTCTATCACTTAAATGTTTTAAGGTTTGCAAGTACAGCAGGCGAACGGCCAATCGGTAATTTCCATTTTGTAGGGTGTTGGCAATCTCGTCTTCAAAACTAATCTCGTGGATGTTTTCTAAATGCTCGTCATACGGTACATCTACCGTTTTAGATCTACCCGTAAACCATTTAAAATTTACCCCAACAAGTTTAAAAACAGCAAAAATAATAAGACCAATGCAAATGCCTATGGTTACATACTTTAATACTTTAGGCCAAATAGAAGGCCCCGAAGTTGTTTCTCTTTCTCCAAACAACCTATCGATCCATTTCCAAAAAGCTCGCCACAACCTATCCCACCAGCTTAGGTTTTTAGGTTCTTCATCGCCATATTGAAATTCTTTTTGCGATTTATATTTTTGGATAGTTTCGTTATCAAATTGTTTAACTTGAGTTTTGCTACTATCAAGTTTTAGCGCCACCGAATCTTTAGGTTTGCTTAGCATTGGCTTAGCCACTTGCCGAGCCTGCAAATCAATAGCAAAAAGCAATAAAACAACTAAGAGCAGTATCCGCATATTAATAATCTTCGTCTGGATGTACTACTGGGGCTTGTGTATTTCCAAATCCTTCAATTCTTTCCATTAAACCTTGGCTTTCTTTTCTTTCGGCCAAGCTAAAATAAATAAATGCAATGGCTACCAATGGAATAATAGCAAATACTTGAGCGATATAAATAGAGATTGAAGTAAGTACATGATAGCCCTTTAGCAGCTGCAGATCTGTACCAGAAAAGGTACTGACCATCATGAGTATATACGAAGGCGCATACACCACAGACATGCAAACCGCGGTAATGATGCCTATTACCAACAAAGTAGCAAAAGTTAACCACCAGTTTTGTTTAACCAAAGCAAATGACCTACTAAAAGCATTCCCAAAATCAGCATTTTCTAAAACCATTACGGCAAAAAAGATAGAAAATGCTGGGGTAACATAAATTCCGGGAATAAGGCATAGCATGGTGCAGATAATCCAAAGGATATAGATTAAAAAACCGCTCCAAAATACCCTAAAAAAATAATATTTAAAGTAGCTCCATACTTCTTCTAATGTTGGCGCTACATTACCTTTAGCAATGTATAAACTTATAAAACTAAGGATAGACACAACCATGGCTGTGTAGTTAAGGATGGAGAACAACATGGTAAACCAATAACGCCAACCAAACACACTACTAAGCACGCTACCACCATAAGCATAACCACTACTCGAATCTAAAATATGCCACTGCATAAAAACACTAGAAAGTACGCCTCCTAAAATAAACACGCCACAAAGTGAGAAAAACGTTTTAAGCAGCGCTTTAATATTCTGTTTAATGAAGAGTAGCGTTCCAGAAATTACGCCTTCAAAATCTCTAATTTGTTTAAATTGTATATTTTCTTTCATGATAATTTTTCTTGAGCCGAGGTTTTTCTAAATAACTGATACGGGTAAATCACTACATACCAAACCATAAACGTTAGCGATGATGCTAATATAAAAATGCTTAACCAAATGGGCATGCCAGTATGCCTAGTTAAAAAGCCTTCTACAAATGCAGCCAATAAAATAATGGGGATAATGCCTATGGCTATTTTAGTGGCATCTTTTCCACTACGTTTAAAAGCCTGTAAACGGGTATAGGTTTTAGGGAAAAGTAGTCCGTGCCCCAATACCAAGCCTGCACCACCCACAACCACAATAGAAAGAATTTCTAAAGTTCCGTGGATCCATATAACTAGGATAGACTTGGCACCCAAGCCTTTGCTAAAGAAGTAATACTCGAAAGCTCCCAGCATAATGCCATTGCGCACTAGGTAAAAAACAGGGCCTATAGAGAACAAAACCCCACTAACGAACATCACAAAAGAAACCCAGGTGTTGTTGGCCGCAATTTT from Pedobacter sp. SL55 includes these protein-coding regions:
- a CDS encoding DUF4350 domain-containing protein, producing MSGLRRYFIFGGLLLVLYIVAQYTKPAEINWSPTYLPEDKNPFGTYILRQHVQDVFPKAEQKVYKTDIYNTLKTSPKGSSNYFIIASTLNVENLDFAAMRKYMEAGNHIFIAAFQMDGALADSLKITLGSDFDFQNKTKYPINFTSPHLKREMDYYFEKGIAAQYFSGLDTAKALVLGRKYDVKPNLIQYRFGKGSLLLCPNPQLFTNYSLLNENGADYVAKLLSYLPPAKAIIWDEHYMRPAADEQSVFRVLFGYDELRWAYYLALLGLLIFVLYEMKRRQRIIPLLDPLTNSLVEFAQTIGRVYYQQRNHHDIIEKKINYFLEYVRNKYRLKTTDLDQEFKETLVKITGIDAALIEQLVGYINSFNRLDEQAKIDDQYLIDFNKLIEQFYKLDR
- a CDS encoding DUF4129 domain-containing protein, encoding MRILLLVVLLLFAIDLQARQVAKPMLSKPKDSVALKLDSSKTQVKQFDNETIQKYKSQKEFQYGDEEPKNLSWWDRLWRAFWKWIDRLFGERETTSGPSIWPKVLKYVTIGICIGLIIFAVFKLVGVNFKWFTGRSKTVDVPYDEHLENIHEISFEDEIANTLQNGNYRLAVRLLYLQTLKHLSDREIIDWLPNKTNLEYVKEMQGQNGQDTFASLTYQFEYIWYGDFQIDKLAFGQIQQSFQQFNTLLR
- a CDS encoding stage II sporulation protein M yields the protein MKEALFVKQNAEKWKHYETLKTDSPDELAQRFVEITNDLAYAKTFYPKSKTTAYLNGLAAVFHQAIYKNKKEEKGRFFSYWKYELPMLFYTYRKQILYSFIFFALAVSIGVLSAKYDDRFVRLILGDRYVNMTNENIAKGDPFGVYKSESEFAMFFKIAANNTWVSFVMFVSGVLFSIGPVFYLVRNGIMLGAFEYYFFSKGLGAKSILVIWIHGTLEILSIVVVGGAGLVLGHGLLFPKTYTRLQAFKRSGKDATKIAIGIIPIILLAAFVEGFLTRHTGMPIWLSIFILASSLTFMVWYVVIYPYQLFRKTSAQEKLS